The Maridesulfovibrio zosterae DSM 11974 genome contains a region encoding:
- a CDS encoding ABC transporter ATP-binding protein: MNNEERFVLDVKGVCKDFGGLRALDDVDLNVKEGEIVALIGPNGAGKTTFFNCITGIYTPTSGDVIIDPKGDGPKRINGMKTNHVTELGMARTFQNIRLFPSMSVIENVMIGCHCRTKATFLGAIFRDPRTKKEEQETIIKSYELLKELGLEQFADERARNLPYGAQRRLEIARALATDPFILLLDEPAAGMNPQETLELEELIVSIKEKHRISVLLIEHDMKMVMSLSDRLFVLEYGREIAHGTPQEVSENPAVIKAYLGEDLDA, from the coding sequence AATGAAGAAAGATTTGTTCTTGATGTAAAGGGTGTCTGTAAAGACTTTGGTGGCTTGCGTGCACTTGATGATGTTGATCTTAATGTTAAGGAAGGAGAGATTGTAGCTCTCATCGGACCTAACGGAGCCGGTAAAACAACCTTTTTTAACTGTATTACCGGTATTTATACCCCTACATCAGGTGATGTAATTATTGATCCTAAAGGAGATGGTCCGAAAAGAATCAATGGGATGAAGACCAATCATGTGACTGAGCTTGGAATGGCTCGTACATTTCAAAATATCAGACTTTTTCCGTCCATGTCAGTTATTGAAAATGTTATGATCGGGTGTCACTGCCGTACCAAAGCAACATTTCTCGGTGCAATTTTTCGAGATCCGCGTACAAAAAAAGAAGAACAGGAAACAATCATCAAAAGTTATGAACTTTTGAAAGAGCTTGGTCTTGAGCAGTTTGCGGATGAACGTGCCCGCAATCTGCCTTATGGAGCACAAAGGCGTCTTGAAATAGCACGCGCGTTGGCTACAGATCCTTTTATTCTGCTGCTGGACGAACCCGCCGCAGGTATGAATCCTCAGGAGACCCTTGAGCTAGAGGAATTAATTGTTTCAATCAAGGAAAAACATAGAATATCAGTTTTACTCATTGAGCATGATATGAAAATGGTGATGAGTCTTTCTGATCGGCTGTTTGTTCTTGAATATGGACGTGAGATTGCTCACGGCACACCTCAGGAAGTCAGCGAAAATCCAGCTGTTATCAAGGCCTACCTCGGAGAAGACCTAGATGCTTAA
- a CDS encoding ABC transporter ATP-binding protein: MLKLKNINTFYGNIQALRNINIEVEQGEIITLIGANGAGKTTTLMTISGVVPPRTGEVLYNGQSINKLNPDKIVKMGISQVPEGRLIFPDLTITENLDMGAFLRDDKDGIKDDMDHVYELFPILWERRKQAGGNLSGGEQQMLAISRALMARPKLLLLDEPSLGLAPLIIRQIFEIIKKINEESGTTVFLVEQNANLALKTAHRGYVMENGEIILSDSSENLLANEEIKKAYLGL; encoded by the coding sequence ATGCTTAAACTTAAAAATATTAATACTTTTTACGGTAATATACAGGCTCTTCGAAATATTAATATCGAAGTTGAGCAGGGTGAAATTATTACTTTGATCGGAGCTAACGGCGCCGGCAAGACAACAACGCTTATGACTATCAGCGGTGTTGTTCCACCCCGTACAGGCGAAGTTTTATATAATGGTCAGTCTATCAACAAACTTAATCCTGATAAGATCGTCAAAATGGGGATTTCACAGGTCCCTGAAGGGCGTCTTATTTTTCCAGATCTGACAATTACTGAAAATCTCGATATGGGTGCTTTTCTGCGTGATGACAAGGATGGAATTAAAGATGACATGGATCATGTTTATGAACTTTTTCCTATCCTGTGGGAACGCCGTAAACAGGCGGGAGGTAATTTATCGGGTGGTGAGCAGCAGATGCTTGCAATTTCAAGGGCACTTATGGCGCGCCCAAAGCTTTTGCTGCTGGATGAGCCTTCGCTTGGATTGGCTCCGCTGATTATTCGGCAGATTTTTGAAATCATCAAGAAAATTAACGAAGAGAGCGGTACAACTGTTTTTCTTGTTGAACAAAATGCGAACCTCGCTCTTAAGACAGCCCATAGAGGATATGTCATGGAAAATGGGGAGATTATACTCTCTGACAGTAGCGAGAATCTACTTGCGAACGAGGAAATAAAAAAGGCTTACCTAGGACTTTAG
- the guaB gene encoding IMP dehydrogenase — protein MEKVVGQALTFDDVLLLPAYSEVLPDSVDLTAKLTEEITLGIPLISAAMDTVTESDMAIQMARHGGAGVVHKNMSVRDQVREVERVKKSESGMVTDPIVVHPDDTVGKALDLMSEFKISGFPVVKGEHLVGIITNRDVRFITDRNVAVSEVMTSRNLITVQKGTSTEEAKRHLHTNRIEKLLVVDEENKLTGLITIKDIDKVKKYPNAAKDSQGRLRVGAAIGVGRDLMERSSALIAAGVDFLTLDSAHGHSKGILDAIRELRSCYPDTQIIGGNIATYDGAMALIDAGVNAVKVGIGPGSICTTRVVAGVGVPQITAIMEATRACSERGIGVIGDGGIKFSGDVVKALVAGANTVMMGSMFAGTDESPGEKVLYQGRSYKLYRGMGSIDAMKQGSSDRYFQKDTNKLVPEGIVGRVPYKGPVSDSVYQILGGLRSGMGYVGCATIDELAEKAQFTRMSAAGFKESHVHDVIITKEAPNYRVDSY, from the coding sequence ATGGAAAAGGTAGTTGGTCAGGCTCTGACTTTTGACGATGTTCTGCTTTTGCCCGCCTATTCGGAAGTTCTTCCTGATAGCGTGGACTTAACCGCCAAGCTTACCGAAGAGATCACTCTCGGAATTCCTCTTATCAGTGCTGCGATGGACACCGTAACCGAGTCCGACATGGCTATTCAGATGGCACGTCACGGAGGTGCAGGGGTTGTTCATAAAAATATGAGCGTCCGTGATCAGGTTCGTGAAGTGGAAAGAGTTAAAAAATCCGAATCAGGCATGGTTACTGATCCTATTGTGGTACATCCTGATGACACAGTTGGTAAAGCTCTTGACCTTATGTCTGAGTTTAAAATTTCCGGTTTTCCAGTTGTTAAGGGCGAGCACCTTGTCGGTATTATTACTAATCGTGACGTTCGTTTTATCACTGACCGTAATGTGGCTGTATCCGAAGTTATGACAAGCCGTAATCTCATAACTGTTCAGAAAGGTACTTCTACCGAGGAAGCAAAGCGTCATCTCCATACTAACCGCATTGAAAAATTGTTGGTTGTAGATGAAGAAAATAAGCTGACCGGTCTGATTACTATTAAAGATATTGATAAAGTCAAAAAGTATCCTAATGCTGCTAAAGATTCTCAGGGTAGATTACGTGTAGGTGCTGCTATCGGTGTTGGGCGTGATCTTATGGAACGTAGTTCCGCTCTTATTGCTGCCGGTGTAGACTTTCTTACCCTTGATTCAGCTCACGGCCATTCTAAAGGTATTCTTGATGCAATTCGTGAACTACGTTCATGTTATCCTGATACCCAGATTATCGGTGGTAATATTGCTACATATGATGGTGCTATGGCTCTTATCGATGCAGGAGTAAATGCCGTTAAAGTTGGTATTGGTCCCGGTTCGATATGTACTACACGTGTTGTTGCAGGTGTTGGTGTTCCCCAGATTACGGCGATTATGGAAGCAACCAGAGCATGTTCTGAACGTGGTATAGGTGTAATAGGTGATGGTGGTATCAAGTTTTCCGGTGATGTCGTCAAAGCTTTAGTTGCCGGTGCAAACACTGTTATGATGGGTTCTATGTTTGCAGGAACTGACGAAAGTCCCGGTGAAAAAGTTCTTTATCAGGGACGTAGCTACAAACTTTATCGCGGTATGGGTTCTATTGACGCTATGAAACAGGGTAGTTCTGATCGTTATTTTCAGAAGGATACAAACAAGCTTGTTCCTGAAGGTATTGTCGGTCGTGTTCCTTATAAAGGGCCTGTTTCCGATAGTGTTTACCAGATCCTCGGCGGACTTCGTTCCGGTATGGGATATGTGGGTTGCGCGACTATCGATGAACTTGCTGAAAAAGCTCAGTTCACACGCATGTCCGCCGCAGGGTTTAAAGAAAGTCACGTACATGATGTAATCATCACTAAAGAAGCTCCCAATTACCGGGTAGATTCTTATTAA
- the guaA gene encoding glutamine-hydrolyzing GMP synthase, with amino-acid sequence MQHENKVIILDFGSQFTQLIARRIREAGVYSEIHPCNVDPQKIKDLNPGALILSGGPSSVLEEDSPQLDPSLLELGIPVLGICYGMQLMTNDLGGRVVSSEDREYGRAEFCGTDDCVLWEGIEDIEKLTVWMSHGDRVEAIPEGFKVCGTTESIPFAAMANDERKMYALQFHPEVAHTESGTTIISNFVFKVAGLKADWTMSSFVENCIEEMREKIGDNKVVLGLSGGIDSTVVAVLLHKAIGKNLHCIFVDNGLLRMHEREEVIGFLEEHFDLNVKCVDSAKLFLDKLAGVEDPEKKRKLIGYTFIDVFNEEATSLKDVKYLAQGTLYPDVIESESFKGPSAVIKSHHNVGGLPEDMDLKLVEPLRELFKDEVRKVAYELGLPEFIIWRQPFPGPGLAIRILGEITEERLEILRQADKIVQNEMHATGWYRKVWQGFAVLLPLKTVGVMGDDRTYEHVIALRIVDSIDAMTADWSRIPNDILARMSNRIINEVKGVNRVVLDISSKPPATIEWE; translated from the coding sequence ATGCAGCACGAGAATAAAGTAATTATTCTGGATTTCGGGTCACAGTTTACACAGCTGATTGCCCGCAGAATCCGTGAAGCAGGGGTATATTCCGAAATCCATCCCTGTAATGTTGATCCTCAGAAAATTAAGGATCTTAATCCCGGAGCGCTGATTCTTTCCGGTGGGCCTTCTTCTGTATTAGAAGAAGATTCTCCCCAGCTTGATCCTTCTTTGCTTGAACTTGGTATACCTGTTTTAGGTATTTGTTATGGCATGCAGCTTATGACAAATGATCTTGGCGGTCGCGTTGTTTCTTCTGAAGATCGTGAGTATGGTCGAGCAGAATTTTGCGGTACCGATGATTGCGTTCTCTGGGAAGGTATTGAAGATATTGAAAAACTTACTGTCTGGATGAGCCACGGCGACCGCGTTGAAGCTATTCCTGAAGGTTTTAAAGTTTGCGGAACTACCGAGTCTATTCCTTTTGCAGCTATGGCTAACGATGAACGCAAAATGTATGCTCTTCAGTTTCATCCTGAAGTTGCTCATACTGAAAGCGGAACTACAATTATCTCCAACTTTGTATTCAAAGTAGCAGGTCTTAAAGCTGATTGGACCATGTCTTCCTTCGTTGAAAACTGCATCGAAGAAATGCGTGAAAAAATTGGTGATAATAAGGTGGTTCTCGGTCTCTCCGGTGGAATTGATTCTACCGTTGTCGCTGTTCTGCTGCACAAAGCTATCGGTAAAAATCTGCATTGTATTTTTGTTGATAACGGTCTGCTACGTATGCATGAACGTGAAGAGGTTATCGGTTTTCTTGAAGAACACTTTGACCTCAATGTTAAATGTGTTGATTCAGCAAAACTTTTTCTCGATAAGCTTGCCGGTGTTGAAGATCCTGAGAAGAAACGTAAACTTATCGGTTACACATTTATTGATGTATTCAATGAAGAAGCAACTTCTCTTAAAGATGTTAAATACCTTGCACAGGGAACACTTTATCCTGATGTAATTGAATCTGAATCTTTTAAAGGTCCCTCAGCTGTAATTAAATCTCACCATAACGTTGGTGGCCTTCCTGAAGATATGGATCTTAAGTTGGTCGAGCCACTGCGCGAACTCTTCAAAGATGAAGTTCGTAAAGTTGCTTATGAACTTGGATTACCCGAGTTCATCATCTGGCGCCAGCCGTTCCCAGGTCCTGGTCTCGCTATCCGTATTCTTGGTGAAATTACTGAGGAACGTCTTGAAATTCTGCGTCAGGCAGACAAGATTGTTCAAAATGAAATGCATGCTACTGGCTGGTATCGTAAGGTCTGGCAGGGATTTGCTGTCTTATTGCCGCTGAAGACTGTTGGTGTAATGGGTGATGACCGTACTTATGAGCATGTTATTGCTCTCCGTATAGTAGACAGTATTGACGCTATGACAGCCGACTGGAGCCGTATACCAAACGATATTCTTGCACGTATGTCTAATCGCATCATTAATGAGGTTAAGGGTGTAAACAGAGTTGTTCTCGACATCTCTTCAAAGCCGCCGGCAACCATTGAATGGGAATAG
- the tatB gene encoding Sec-independent protein translocase protein TatB — protein sequence MFGIGSTELIVILVVALILIGPQKLPELIKNLGKGLSEVKKMSNDVKSTLDAEISAADQERKAKEAAEQEVVRKKAEEEAMEKARQAEAQKQQAEENATVADVDTDEASSTDELKTETEGKKA from the coding sequence ATGTTCGGTATCGGTTCTACAGAACTTATAGTAATTTTGGTTGTTGCTTTGATCTTGATCGGCCCTCAGAAACTTCCTGAACTGATTAAGAATCTTGGCAAAGGGCTTTCTGAAGTTAAAAAGATGTCTAATGATGTAAAGTCTACTTTAGATGCTGAAATTTCTGCTGCTGATCAAGAAAGAAAAGCAAAAGAAGCAGCGGAACAGGAAGTCGTTCGAAAGAAAGCTGAAGAAGAAGCTATGGAAAAGGCTCGTCAGGCTGAAGCTCAAAAGCAGCAGGCAGAAGAAAATGCCACTGTTGCTGATGTGGACACTGATGAAGCTTCTAGCACTGATGAACTTAAGACCGAGACTGAAGGTAAGAAAGCATGA
- the tatC gene encoding twin-arginine translocase subunit TatC, with the protein MSSTGKDSPDVENESLESTKKIEENLEDSEEKAQEVHTAKAEDSSDAGLEHGSDLLDEKSSTEVAETGEAESGNGDEELDEEESPMTFLEHLEELRKRFLKIFVACIIGFLACYSFAKPLFSLLMAPLVAVLPENSTLIFTSLPEGFVTYLKVAFVAGIFTVSPYIFAQVWGFIAPGLYEHERKWMIPLAFLSAFFFVGGALFGYYVVFPFGCEFFMGFADEFIRPMPTLREYLGFSLKLLFAFGVIFELPLFIFFLSRLGVVTAEGLRSKRKYAILVCFIVSAILTPPDVMTQSLMAGPLILLYEIGIWVAYFFGKRGGRKLKNEQHHGGNDDPDDSGPDGGSVSNAGNEDSDTSVDSEGIQEQAVKQINESEPEEKKKRDKSSDSAAGYDEDMIEM; encoded by the coding sequence ATGAGTTCGACGGGGAAAGATTCTCCTGATGTAGAAAATGAGAGCCTTGAGAGCACTAAAAAGATTGAAGAAAATCTGGAAGATTCTGAAGAAAAGGCTCAGGAAGTTCATACGGCAAAAGCAGAGGATAGTTCTGATGCCGGATTAGAGCATGGTTCTGACTTGCTTGATGAAAAAAGTTCTACCGAAGTTGCTGAAACAGGTGAAGCTGAATCAGGTAATGGAGATGAAGAGCTAGACGAAGAAGAGTCTCCTATGACTTTTCTTGAACACCTTGAAGAGCTGCGCAAACGGTTTTTAAAAATATTTGTTGCCTGTATAATCGGTTTTCTTGCATGCTATTCGTTTGCAAAACCTCTTTTTTCTCTGCTTATGGCTCCATTGGTAGCTGTACTTCCAGAGAATTCAACGCTTATTTTTACATCTCTTCCGGAAGGATTTGTAACTTATTTAAAAGTTGCTTTTGTTGCGGGTATTTTTACCGTCTCACCATATATTTTTGCCCAGGTGTGGGGATTCATTGCACCGGGACTATATGAGCATGAGCGTAAATGGATGATCCCTCTTGCATTTCTGTCCGCATTCTTTTTTGTTGGCGGTGCTCTGTTTGGCTATTACGTAGTTTTTCCTTTTGGCTGTGAATTTTTTATGGGTTTTGCAGATGAATTCATAAGGCCAATGCCCACTTTGCGAGAATATTTAGGCTTTTCGCTTAAATTACTTTTTGCTTTTGGCGTTATCTTCGAACTGCCGTTGTTTATTTTCTTTCTTTCACGTTTAGGTGTAGTCACTGCTGAAGGACTGCGTTCTAAGCGTAAATATGCTATTTTGGTTTGCTTCATTGTTTCAGCAATATTGACACCACCAGATGTTATGACCCAGAGTCTTATGGCTGGGCCACTTATTTTGCTTTATGAAATAGGCATCTGGGTTGCTTACTTTTTTGGCAAGCGAGGTGGTCGCAAACTCAAAAATGAACAGCATCATGGCGGAAATGATGATCCAGATGATTCCGGTCCAGACGGTGGTTCTGTCAGCAATGCCGGTAACGAAGATTCTGATACTTCAGTTGATTCTGAAGGCATTCAAGAGCAGGCTGTAAAGCAGATAAATGAATCTGAGCCTGAAGAAAAAAAGAAAAGAGATAAGTCCAGTGATTCAGCCGCAGGCTATGACGAGGACATGATTGAAATGTAA
- the hisB gene encoding imidazoleglycerol-phosphate dehydratase HisB, whose protein sequence is MTQRSASIARTTKETDIDLSVNLDGEGRSDISTGVGFADHMLTLMSFWAGFDLDLKCKGDLEIDSHHTLEDIAIVLGQAMVEAMGDKKGINRIGFAKVPMDESLVEVVIDLSGRAYLVYDDDILPPIIAGDEKDVWREFFKSLAFKAGMNLHIKFEYGRNGHHLLEGAFKALGLAFRQALSVDRQGVSSTKGSLD, encoded by the coding sequence TTGACTCAGAGATCCGCATCTATTGCCCGTACTACAAAAGAAACTGATATTGATTTGTCTGTAAATCTTGATGGTGAAGGTCGAAGCGATATTTCAACCGGAGTTGGATTCGCTGATCATATGCTCACCCTGATGAGTTTCTGGGCTGGATTTGATCTTGATCTCAAGTGTAAAGGTGATCTCGAAATAGATTCTCATCATACCTTGGAAGATATTGCTATAGTGCTTGGCCAGGCGATGGTTGAAGCCATGGGAGACAAAAAAGGTATTAATCGTATCGGTTTTGCTAAAGTTCCTATGGATGAATCTCTTGTCGAAGTTGTTATTGATCTTTCAGGGAGAGCATATCTTGTGTATGATGATGATATTCTGCCTCCTATTATAGCTGGCGATGAAAAAGATGTGTGGCGTGAATTTTTTAAATCTCTGGCTTTCAAGGCCGGAATGAATTTACATATCAAGTTTGAATACGGACGTAACGGCCATCACCTTCTGGAAGGTGCTTTCAAGGCTTTGGGGTTGGCATTCAGACAGGCTCTGTCGGTTGATCGGCAGGGTGTATCAAGTACAAAAGGGAGTCTAGACTAA